AGACAACATCCATGACTAAGAAGAGTACCCCACCCGATCCTTATGCTGCGTGGCGTTTTCCTGATTTTCGCCTTTTAATCGCTGGTCGCTTTGTGGCTCAGGTTGGCGAGATGATGGTCAGCGTGAGCGTCGGGTGGGAACTATATGAACGAACAAGTGACCCGCTGGCCCTTGGTTTAGTCGGTCTGGTGCAGGTTATCCCTGTCATGCTGCTTTCGCTGCCTGGTGGTTATGTTGCTGACCGTTACGACCGGAAGCGCGTCACGTTGATATCACAGTTAGTGCTGGTTTTTTGTTCGCTGTTGCTGGCGCTAATTTCCTTTACACAAGGCTCATTGGTGGTCTTATATGTGATATTAGCCTTTATTGGTGCTGCACGTGCCTTTAATAATCCGGCAGAATCTGCTTTAACGCCCCAGGTCGTGCCAGAGGAAGTTTATCATAGCGCTATTGCATGGAGCTCAAGCGTTTGGCAGCTATCCTCCATTCTTGGGCCTTCGCTGGGTGGTTTCGTCATTGCCATCAGCGGTGCTGCGGGATGGGTGTATGTTTTGAATGCAGCCGCAGGTATGGTTCTGGTTGTCGCGCTGCTGTTTATCCGTAGTCGCCAGACTTCGTTTTCATCGCCAGATGAGCCACCGCTGCAATCGCTTATGGGTGGCCTGAAGTTTTTGCGCCATTCGCAGTTAGTCTTAGCGTCTATTACGCTGGATATGTTCGCTGTTTTGTTTGGTGGGGCGACGTTCCTACTGCCTGTATTTGCGCGTGATATCCTGCTAACCGATGCGACTGGGCTTGGAATTTTGCGGGCAGGTCCATCCATTGGTGCACTGATCATGGCCCTGTATATCGCACGGCGACCCCCATTCCAACATGCTGGACGTACGTTATTGTTGGCGGTAGCCGGGTTTGGTATAGCAACGATTGTATTTGGAGTGTCGACATCTTTCTGGCTTTCGATGGTGATGCTTATCTTGCTTGGTGCCCTGGATAATATCAGCGTGGTCATCCGGCATACGTTGGTACTGACCTACACACCCAATGAGATGCTTGGGCGCGTTGGTGCTGTCAACAGTGTGTTTATTGGTGCGTCCAATGAACTTGGTGGCTTTGAATCCGGTGTGGCTGCATCTTTATTGGGGCCAGTAGGCGCTGTGGTCTTTGGTGGCTTTGGAACCCTTGGCGTCGTCGGATTGATCACATGGTTATCACCTAAGCTACGTGCGCTTGGCGAAATTAAGCGAGAAAAAGGTCCTCAAGTTCCTGATGAGCAGGTCGAAACCGATCCGATTGCTGAAGTGCTATCGCCGGAGTTCTAGTCGCAGTTTGTTTGACAAGACTCGCAATGATAGCGCTGTAAAAGAAAAGCCGTTGGCAGTTTGCTAACGGCTTTTGAGGTCTTGGCGACTTTAGGGAAATTGCTATGATGGTTGCAAGTCAGGCTTTGACAGCACCAGCGGTCAGGCCTGCAATAAAGTAGCGCTGTACAAATACGAAGACAGCAATGACCGGGATCGACATCAACGTTGCCGCTGCCATGATCTCACCAAATGGCGTGGCACTCCCAGCCGCTTGCGCTTCCATCCCTGCGACACCAACGGTCAACGTCATAGAAGTTTCGCCACGTAACACCATTAGCGGCCATAGGTAGCTGTTCCAGGCACTTAAAAAAGTGTAAATACCCAGTGCTGCTAAACCTGGCCGCAGGATTGGCAAGGCGATCTGCAAATAACTTCTGAACTCACCTGCGCCATCTAGGCGGGCTGCTTCCAACAATTCCGTGGGGATAGACAGTGCAAACTGCCGCATCAAGAAGATGCCAAAAGCAGGTGCAACCCAGGGAACGACCATCGCATACGGTGTGTTGACCCATCCGATCTGGCTCATCTGGATGAAAAGTGGAATCAGAATGAGCTGGAAAGGAATCAATGTGGAGCTGACGAGCAGCGCAAACAGGATGTTCTTCCCTCGGAAAGTGTATTTTGCAAATGCAAAGCCCGCTAGTGAGCAGAAGAACAGCGTGAGCAGCGTTTGTGCACCGGAATAGAGCACACTGTTCAGATACCAGTCTTCAAAGTACCACCCATCTAACAGGCTAGCATAGTTTGCAAGTGACCATGTTTCTGGTGGTAGCCAGGGGGGATAGCGAAAAATTTCCGATGTGGATTTGAACGATGAATAGACCATCCATAGCAGCGGTGTTACGGTAATTAAAGCCCCGCTGATCACAACAATATGGAGGAGAATCACGCTTAATGGGTTGACGTGAGATTTACGTCGCATGGTTAACTATCTCCTTCGTCTCTAAAGGCGCCAAAGAATCGCAGTTGGATGAATGAGAGCACAAAGACGACGAAGAATAAGACGGTACCCACTGATGATGCGAAACCAAAGCGTAATCGTTCGAAACCGCGCTCATAGAGGTATTGGACGATGCTGAGG
The Phototrophicus methaneseepsis DNA segment above includes these coding regions:
- a CDS encoding MFS transporter, whose amino-acid sequence is MTKKSTPPDPYAAWRFPDFRLLIAGRFVAQVGEMMVSVSVGWELYERTSDPLALGLVGLVQVIPVMLLSLPGGYVADRYDRKRVTLISQLVLVFCSLLLALISFTQGSLVVLYVILAFIGAARAFNNPAESALTPQVVPEEVYHSAIAWSSSVWQLSSILGPSLGGFVIAISGAAGWVYVLNAAAGMVLVVALLFIRSRQTSFSSPDEPPLQSLMGGLKFLRHSQLVLASITLDMFAVLFGGATFLLPVFARDILLTDATGLGILRAGPSIGALIMALYIARRPPFQHAGRTLLLAVAGFGIATIVFGVSTSFWLSMVMLILLGALDNISVVIRHTLVLTYTPNEMLGRVGAVNSVFIGASNELGGFESGVAASLLGPVGAVVFGGFGTLGVVGLITWLSPKLRALGEIKREKGPQVPDEQVETDPIAEVLSPEF
- a CDS encoding carbohydrate ABC transporter permease; this encodes MRRKSHVNPLSVILLHIVVISGALITVTPLLWMVYSSFKSTSEIFRYPPWLPPETWSLANYASLLDGWYFEDWYLNSVLYSGAQTLLTLFFCSLAGFAFAKYTFRGKNILFALLVSSTLIPFQLILIPLFIQMSQIGWVNTPYAMVVPWVAPAFGIFLMRQFALSIPTELLEAARLDGAGEFRSYLQIALPILRPGLAALGIYTFLSAWNSYLWPLMVLRGETSMTLTVGVAGMEAQAAGSATPFGEIMAAATLMSIPVIAVFVFVQRYFIAGLTAGAVKA